Proteins from a single region of Caloramator sp. E03:
- a CDS encoding type II glyceraldehyde-3-phosphate dehydrogenase, translating to MVKVGVVGYGVIGQRLADGVALQKDMELVGVADVSPTLAIRALKEKGMPYNFYLAMPENIKMFEELGIPVSGTLEDLVKKTDIILDATSAGVGAKNKELYAKYNRKAIFQGGEKNSVADVFFHGYANYEKGLGKQFLKLTSCNTTGLIRSVDCLDREFGIEKVAITIIRRVADPGDYHRGLTNALQIDKAPSHQAVDLMTIMPHINATGILVHTPVTHGHIITVVATPKKKISKEEAIECFKKHPRIRVVRIADGFLGNASLFRYARDLGNPRGDMYEIALWEESVVNSGDDIMYAINIPQEAVTIPETIDGIRAALMMQTDRISATTETNKYLGMGKWM from the coding sequence ATGGTTAAAGTTGGAGTTGTAGGTTATGGAGTTATAGGTCAAAGGCTTGCAGATGGTGTTGCACTTCAAAAGGACATGGAGCTTGTTGGTGTTGCTGATGTATCACCAACCCTTGCAATAAGAGCACTTAAAGAAAAAGGAATGCCATACAACTTTTATCTTGCAATGCCAGAGAACATTAAAATGTTTGAGGAACTTGGTATTCCTGTATCAGGAACTCTGGAAGATTTGGTTAAAAAGACTGATATTATACTTGATGCCACAAGTGCAGGTGTTGGAGCAAAAAATAAGGAACTTTATGCAAAGTACAACAGAAAGGCAATATTCCAGGGAGGAGAGAAAAACTCTGTTGCTGATGTATTCTTCCATGGATATGCAAACTATGAAAAAGGACTTGGAAAACAGTTCTTAAAACTTACATCCTGCAACACAACAGGGCTTATAAGATCAGTCGACTGCCTTGACCGTGAGTTTGGAATAGAAAAAGTTGCAATAACTATAATAAGGCGTGTAGCTGATCCTGGTGATTATCACAGAGGACTTACAAATGCTCTTCAGATAGACAAGGCCCCAAGCCATCAGGCAGTAGATTTAATGACTATAATGCCTCATATAAATGCAACAGGAATACTTGTTCATACACCTGTTACTCATGGACATATAATAACAGTAGTTGCAACACCAAAGAAAAAGATATCAAAGGAAGAGGCAATTGAGTGCTTCAAGAAACATCCAAGAATAAGAGTAGTTAGAATTGCGGACGGGTTCCTTGGAAATGCTTCACTCTTTAGATATGCAAGAGACCTTGGAAATCCAAGAGGAGATATGTATGAAATTGCACTTTGGGAAGAATCAGTTGTAAATTCAGGAGATGACATAATGTATGCAATAAACATACCTCAGGAAGCTGTAACAATTCCTGAAACAATAGACGGAATTAGAGCTGCTTTAATGATGCAGACAGATAGGATTTCAGCAACTACAGAAACAAATAAATATTTGGGGATGGGAAAATGGATGTAA